Proteins found in one Toxotes jaculatrix isolate fToxJac2 chromosome 18, fToxJac2.pri, whole genome shotgun sequence genomic segment:
- the si:ch73-281f12.4 gene encoding RA_Radil_like and Myo5p-like_CBD_Rasip1 domain-containing protein → MISEERSSHVNKQALNFPVGLLIRSPKRRLAKLGRKPSNGSVQSNTSDVTVRSTESVGVRQPAKSKIRRHNNRFSTVFNHSPNLRDSGRRGQAQGSGSLPGDLQAADDPAELSSQMSVPGILKIFGSDICQGTNYKSVLATTQSSAKELVKEALERYCLEKEDPNDYVLCDVIGQTGADNQWKRECFRVVGDNEKPLMLQSLWKPKEGFSRRFEIQLRASVEEQSLKDRDTVTAGINAQARKLQKSRSRVTSLFVDGSREDVDGLEIWRSLSEMDLSAMGKEASRAQQSALREDPEAEADKEVLRLGMEKEETESSDDNTTQYSIHPPFDFPYFLLLQGYSHRQDFVIYLMSGTTTIFGCCREHCNGEDEERLKVDILLFAPDVLPQHCCVRRLDSHNQSSTGEHKKTLTMLKPLHGAPVTRNGFLLKEEVELNPGDLVGLGKHYLFMFKDPTTTSGSLQTPPWMTSLCPNSDTKASSSCLSCGSSNSMKRSQRKPLPPCWRDLEGTEALLSYELEQEERVLQEILVMLDPSGNEPKLTPAFLLSLCIQHSASTFKLTHFRQLLLRIASQIQLIMWEKTKELAAIQPDTSSSDGQQDHVQLLSMEELIPGLQPLVLWMANSIELLHFIQHEVPQLLPWRQDQEDEGLLDSEMSSTRTACEEAMTVLEEVIMFTFQQSVYYLTKSMYSALPGLLDGNPFSESGQLRVPDGLSGILEVLKEALKLLTAFQVHPDISLQLCAYLFFFINASLFNALMERGSVAGFYQWSRGVQIRANLDLLMDWIQSIGLGDLAAEFFQKLSAAVNLLATPKETLLQASWTSLRTEFAALNPAQLHHMLREYNSGKACPTGWTPTADDAQNAVRTSDILESFDSHPPLILPSSTFHLELGKPIVEQALFEQLSHLQESIRQFPCSETKAQPDVEEQALNGTTTDSQSTPSPSVRVFQDPAHQVVSDPVPCPSPEGDPDCPAPAEPAQARESHGDLSSCEAVLTQKLKSLELQNALPGQADMGYHKSLALDPSCLLTPPNTPQGMELAELEADLQEGARQQNKASGCAERKTESVAEGEGEREEVFTVELHRGPHGLGLALVDGTKTPLRMSGIYVKSVVPDSPAAQCQKLRTGDRILAVNGISLVGMEYNVGRELIRSSGDSLKLLVAKIDSKTSSKVSTKC, encoded by the exons atgatttcagaggagagaagcagcCACGTAAATAAACAAGCCCTGAACTTCCCTGTGGGCTTACTGATCCGCTCTCCGAAGAGGCGACTGGCCAAACTGGGAAGGAAACCCAGCAATGGATCTGTGCA GTCCAACACCTCGGACGTCACCGTGCGCTCCACAGAGAGCGTGGGCGTCCGGCAGCCGGCCAAGAGCAAAATCCGCCGCCACAACAACAGGTTTTCAACTGTTTTCAACCACAGCCCCAACCTGCGGGACAGTGGACGCCGGGGCCAGGCGCAGGGCAGCGGGAGCCTGCCAGGAGACCTCCAGGCTGCAGACGACCCGGCCGAGCTGTCCAGCCAAATGTCTGTCCCCGGCATCCTGAAGATCTTTGGCAGCGACATCTGTCAAGGGACCAACTACAAGAGTGTGCTGGCCACCACTCAGTCCAGTGCAAAGGAACTGGTGAAGGAGGCCTTAGAGAG GTACTGTCTGGAAAAAGAAGACCCCAACGACTATGTGCTCTGCGACGTGATTGGCCAGACGGGTGCCGATAACCAGTGGAAGAGGGAGTGTTTTCGGGTGGTGGGTGACAACGAGAAGCCCCTGATGCTGCAGTCGCTTTGGAAACCCAAGGAAGGCTTCTCCAGACGTTTTGAAATCCAGCTGAGAGCGAGTGTTGAAGAGCAAAGCTTAAAGGACAGGGACACAGTCACAGCAG GCATCAATGCTCAGGCTCGTAAGCTGCAGAAGAGCCGCTCCAGAGTGACCTCTCTGTTCGTGGACGGTAGCAGGGAGGACGTGGACGGACTCGAGATCTGGAGGAGTTTGAGTGAGATGGATCTGTCTGCGATGGGGAAGGAGGCCAGCAGGGCCCAACAGAGCGCGCTCAGGGAAGATCCCGAGGCCGAGGCCGACAAGGAGGTGCTGCGACTCGGcatggagaaggaggagacgGAGAGCAGCGATGACAACACCACCCAGTACTCCATTCACCCACCCTTCGACTTTCCGTACTTCCTCCTGCTGCAGGGCTACAGCCACAGACAg gattttgTCATTTACCTGATGAGCGGGACGACCACCATCTTTGGCTGCTGCAGGGAGCACTGTAAcggtgaggatgaggagagacTGAAGGTCGACATCCTTCTCTTTGCTCCTGATGTGTTGCCTCAGCACTGCTGCGTCAGACGCTTGGATTCTCACAACCAAAGCTCCACAGGGGAGCACAAAAAGACATTGACAATGCTGAAGCCCCTCCACGGTGCTCCTGTGACCAGGAATGGTTTTCTCCTTAAAGAGGAGGTGGAACTGAACCCAGGGGACTTGGTGGGTTTGGGGAAACACTACCTGTTCATGTTTAAGGATCCTACCACCACATCAGGATCCCTTCAGACGCCTCCTTGGATGACCAGCCTCTGCCCAAACTCTGATACAAAGGCGTCATCCTCTTGTTTATCATGTGGCTCCTCTAACTCCATGAAAAGGTCTCAGAGGAAGCCTTTGCCTCCTTGTTGGAGGGACCTGGAAGGCACGGAGGCTTTACTAAGCTATGAGCTGGAACAGGAGGAAAGAGTCCTGCAGGAGATATTGGTCATGCTGGACCCCAGTGGGAACGAACCAAAGCTGACGCCTGCTTTCCTGCTGAGCCTCTGCATCCAGCACTCAGCCTCCACATTCAAGCTGACCCACTTCAGGCAGCTGCTGCTCCGGATCGCCAGCCAGATCCAGCTCATCATGTGG GAGAAGACAAAGGAACTTGCAGCGATCCAGCCTGACAC GAGCTCCAGTGATGGACAGCAGGATCATGTTCAGCTCCTCAgcatggaggagctgatcccaGGTCTGCAGCCGCTGGTGCTGTGGATGGCCAACTCCATTGAACTGCTGCACTTCATCCAGCATGAGGTCCCTCAGCTGCTGCCCTGGAGGCAGGACCAGGAGGACGAAG GTCTGTTGGACTCTGAGATGTCATCCACTCGGACAGCCTGTGAGGAAGCCATGACAGTCCTGGAGGAAGTCATCATGTTCACCTTTCAGCAGTCCGTCTACTATCTAACAAAG AGCATGTACTCAGCACTGCCTGGTCTGCTGGATGGGAACCCGTTCTCCGAGAGCGGCCAGCTGCGAGTGCCCGATGGACTCAGCGGCATACTGGAGGTGCTGAAGGAGGCGCTGAAGCTTCTCACAGCTTTCCAGGTGCATCCAGACATCTCTCTACAGCTCTGCGCCTACCTGTTCTTCTTCATCAACGCATCGCTGTTCAACGCCCTCATGGAGAGAG GATCTGTTGCTGGGTTCTACCAGTGGTCCCGAGGTGTTCAGATCCGGGCCAACCTGGACCTGCTGATGGACTGGATCCAGAGCATCGGACTGGGCGATCTGGCCGCCGAGTTCTTCCAGAagctttctgctgctgtcaatCTGCTGGCCACACCCAAAGAAACCCTCCTGCAG GCGTCCTGGACGTCCCTCAGGACTGAGTTTGCTGCCCTGAACCCTGCCCAGCTGCACCACATGCTGAGGGAATATAACTCTGGTAAAGCCTGTCCCACTGGGTGGACCCCGACAGCGGATGATGCTCAGAATGCTGTCAGGACAA GCGATATCCTGGAGAGCTTCGACAGCCACCCGCCGCTCATCCTGCCCAGCAGCACGTTTCACCTGGAGCTAGGTAAACCCATCGTGGAGCAGGCTCTGTTCGAACAGCTCAGTCATCTGCAGGAGTCTATTCGACAGTTCCCCTGCAGTGAAACCAAAGCCCAACCCGATGTGGAGGAACAG GCTCTCAATGGGACGACCACAGACAGCCAGTCTACGCCCTCACCCTCTGTCAGAGTCTTCCAGGATCCTGCTCATCAGGTGGTCTCTGACCCAGTTCCCTGCCCCTCCCCTGAGGGAGACCCGGACTGCCCTGCCCCTGCAGAGCCCGCTCAGGCCCGAGAATCTCACGGCGACCTGAGCAGCTGTGAGGCGGTCCTGACCCAGAAGCTGAAGAGCCTGGAGCTGCAGAACGCCCTGCCGGGTCAGGCCGACATGGGCTACCACAAGAGCCTGGCTCTGGACCCGTCCTGTCTGCTCACGCCACCCAACACCCCCCAGGGTATGGAGCTGGCTGAGCTGGAGGCTGACCTGCAGGAGGGCGCCCGCCAGCAGAATAAAG cCAGTGGAtgtgctgagaggaaaacagaaagtgtggcagaaggagaaggagagagggaggaggtgttCACAGTGGAGCTTCACAGAGGACCTCATGGTCTCGGGCTGGCTCTCGTAGACGGAACG AAAACACCACTGAGAATGAGCGGGATTTATGTGAAGTCAGTGGTTCCCGACTCTCCTGCTGCTCAGTGTCAGAAACTGAGAACAGGCGATCGGATACTGGCCGTGAACGGCATCAGCTTGGTCGGCATGGAGTACAACGT tggTAGAGAACTGATTCGATCGTCAGGAGACTCGCTCAAACTGCTCGTCGCCAAGATCGACTCAAAAACAAGCAGCAAGGTCTCGACAAAATGCTGA
- the LOC121198862 gene encoding uncharacterized protein LOC121198862, giving the protein MPANTKKKKKRLRKPTKDKQEKTNKVSIDKTCEAFGSDRPEFEVFTDEMIQWFSDHQPQVDQHFSLRDTDRSGSVNLKDFKLGLMNLGVPCQESQLHMLTELLKTSNNMISYQDLNRQVQSLRLSHSSTDAAVQQPEDVSGLKTCPYDCLLNRDRDRFIRLSVRLIPFDSSSVHPGNFEVVLSSSSRVFGLIRIIQDRVGIQTSRLEVFRSRKTTEEALPPESSLEECGFKGGPEESPPEDTVYYDYRLVFTDCAVLNCDHYFRSKPDSAARRTGLSL; this is encoded by the exons ATGCCAGCCAAcacgaaaaagaaaaagaagcggCTCCGAAAACCCACCAAAGATAAGCAAGAGAAGACAAACAAA GTTTCCATTGACAAAACCTGCGAGGCCTTCGGGTCCGACAGGCCGGAGTTTGAGGTTTTCACGGACGAGATGATTCAGTGGTTTTCTGATCATCAGCCGCAGGTGGATCAGCATTTCAGCCTCAGGGACACAGACCGAAGTGGATCAGTTAACCTGAAGGATTTCAAACTCG GTCTGATGAACCTGGGCGTCCCCTGTCAGGAGTCTCAGCTCCACATGctgactgagctgctgaaaaCCAGCAACAATATGATCAGTTATCAAGACTTAAACAGACAAGTACAGAGCttaag ACTgagtcacagcagcacagacgCAGCCGTCCAACAGCCAGAGGACGTCTCCGGTTTGAAAACCTGTCCCTATGATTGTCTGTTAAACCGTGACAGAGACAG GTTCATCCGTCTGAGTGTCAGACTGATCCCCTTCGACTCCTCTTCAGTCCATCCGGGGAACTTTGAGGTGGTTTTGtcgagcagcagcagagttttcGGTCTGATCAGGATCATCCAGGACCGGGTCGGGATCCAGACCTCCAGGCTGGAGGTTTTCCGGAGCAGGAAAACCACAGAGGAGGCTCTGCCTCCAGAGAGCTCCCTGGAGGAGTGTGGCTTCAAAGGAGGCCCAGAGGAAAGTCCTCCAGAGGACACTGTGTACTACGACTACAGACTGGTGTTTACAGACTGTGCGGTCCTCAACTGTGACCACTACTTCAGGTCAAAGCCAGACTCTGCTGCCAGGAGGACTGGACTCAGTCTGTGA